A stretch of Candidatus Binatus sp. DNA encodes these proteins:
- the truA gene encoding tRNA pseudouridine(38-40) synthase TruA, with protein MLLKLTIEYDGANYSGWQLQAKHDSIQGRIEGVLERIFAASVRVHGSGRTDAGVHARGQIASIKLPRDFDPPTLMRALNAMLPPDIVVLDVAEVPDDFNPRRHATSRVYEYRVLNRRIQSAFDYRYSWLVRESLDLSAMNDAARVFLGEHDFAAFQTLGSDAKTTVRSVFVSEWNRDGVFLVYRVEANSFLRHMVRTMVAAMVEAGKNKLSAPDIAAILLAGNRRDAPAPAPPGGLCLVEVRY; from the coding sequence ATGCTGCTGAAGCTCACGATCGAGTACGACGGCGCCAACTATTCCGGCTGGCAACTGCAGGCGAAGCACGATTCGATTCAAGGACGAATCGAGGGCGTACTGGAACGAATCTTTGCGGCCAGCGTGCGCGTGCATGGCTCCGGCCGCACCGATGCCGGCGTTCATGCACGCGGCCAGATCGCCTCGATCAAATTGCCGCGCGATTTCGATCCGCCCACGTTGATGCGCGCGCTGAACGCGATGCTGCCGCCGGATATCGTCGTGCTCGACGTCGCGGAAGTCCCCGATGATTTCAATCCGCGGCGCCACGCTACATCGCGAGTGTACGAATACCGCGTGCTGAATCGCCGCATCCAATCGGCGTTCGACTATCGCTATAGCTGGCTCGTGCGCGAATCGCTCGATCTTTCCGCGATGAACGATGCGGCCCGCGTGTTCCTCGGCGAGCACGATTTCGCCGCGTTTCAAACGCTCGGCTCAGACGCGAAAACCACCGTTCGCAGCGTGTTCGTCAGCGAATGGAATCGCGACGGCGTGTTTCTGGTGTATCGCGTCGAGGCCAACAGTTTTCTCCGCCACATGGTGCGCACGATGGTGGCTGCGATGGTCGAAGCGGGCAAGAACAAACTTTCCGCGCCGGATATCGCGGCGATACTTCTCGCAGGAAATCGCCGCGACGCTCCCGCGCCTGCGCCTCCGGGCGGACTTTGTCTCGTCGAGGTCCGCTATTAA
- the leuB gene encoding 3-isopropylmalate dehydrogenase, with product MAYKILVLKGDGIGPEVVGEALQVLKIIARRSAVDMEFKEGLIGGHALDATGTPLPDEVLKLAQDSDAILLGAVGGPKWDNPGAEKRPEQALLGLRKALGLFANVRPVKTVKELIAASPLKPEVITGVDLVVIRELTGGIYYGKPSERRVGKEGREAVDTCFYSEAEISRVLRFGFELARERRNKLTSVDKANVLSSSRLWREIATEMSAEFKEVAFENQLVDSMAMHLLRRPKDFDVIVTENLFGDILTDEASVLAGSMGMLPSASLGEELNSGGYRVGLYEPIHGSAPDIAGRDEANPLAAILSAAMLLEHSLGMRSEAEFIAQAVDQVIRDGHRTRDLHGGGGTKTIGCKAMGRLVREKLESEEG from the coding sequence ATGGCCTACAAAATTTTAGTGCTGAAGGGTGACGGCATCGGTCCCGAAGTCGTCGGCGAGGCGCTTCAGGTGCTCAAGATAATTGCGCGCCGATCCGCCGTGGATATGGAGTTCAAGGAAGGCCTCATCGGCGGCCACGCCCTCGACGCGACCGGCACTCCGCTGCCCGACGAGGTCCTGAAGCTCGCGCAAGATAGCGACGCGATTCTGCTCGGCGCCGTCGGCGGTCCCAAGTGGGACAATCCCGGCGCCGAAAAACGTCCCGAGCAGGCGCTGCTCGGTTTGCGGAAGGCGCTGGGCTTGTTCGCCAATGTCCGCCCGGTCAAAACCGTCAAGGAACTGATCGCTGCGTCTCCGCTCAAGCCCGAAGTGATCACCGGCGTCGATCTGGTCGTTATCCGCGAACTCACCGGCGGCATCTACTACGGCAAGCCGAGTGAAAGGCGCGTCGGCAAGGAAGGCCGCGAGGCGGTCGATACCTGCTTCTACTCCGAAGCCGAAATAAGTCGCGTGCTGAGATTTGGTTTCGAACTCGCTCGCGAGCGCCGGAACAAACTCACTTCCGTCGATAAAGCCAACGTGCTTTCGTCGTCGCGCCTGTGGCGTGAAATCGCCACCGAGATGAGCGCTGAGTTCAAGGAAGTTGCCTTCGAAAATCAGCTCGTCGATTCGATGGCGATGCATCTGCTGCGGCGCCCCAAAGACTTCGACGTTATCGTCACCGAAAATTTGTTCGGCGACATCCTCACCGACGAAGCATCCGTGCTGGCCGGCTCGATGGGGATGCTGCCATCGGCCTCCCTCGGCGAGGAGCTGAACAGCGGCGGCTACCGCGTCGGCCTGTACGAACCGATTCACGGCAGCGCGCCCGATATCGCCGGCCGCGACGAAGCCAATCCGCTTGCCGCGATCCTCTCGGCTGCGATGCTCCTCGAGCATTCGCTCGGGATGCGCTCCGAGGCCGAGTTCATTGCGCAGGCGGTCGATCAAGTCATTCGCGACGGTCATCGCACGCGCGACCTTCACGGCGGCGGCGGCACCAAAACCATCGGATGCAAAGCGATGGGCCGGCTGGTGCGGGAAAAACTCGAGAGCGAAGAAGGCTGA
- a CDS encoding CaiB/BaiF CoA-transferase family protein: MSRFALEGVHILDFAWVGVGPITTKYFADNGAEVIRVESAARPDVLRIGPPWKDAQPGLNRSQFFASYNTSKKGITLDLSKPKARELAKRMVPWADIIVESFTPKAMRNWGLDYESLRELRPDLIMLSTCMQGQTGPNALYPGFGQLMAALSGFYYISGYEHGSCAPPYGAYTDFIAPRISACTLLAALDYRRRTGVGQYIDMAQYEAAMQNLAPALIDYFATGRILGPRANASDRYAPHGAYRCADEDGHERWIAIAVANDEQWAAMLDAVDATCSDARFATAISRLEHAAPLDEFVGTLTRDHTASALMSKLQAAGVAAYPVQNCVDIHQDENLESFGFWHWLDHKEMGPSPYEGLSHRMSRTPGDLRAPAPILGQHNDEVFREMLHLSADEIEQLRSENVIF, encoded by the coding sequence ATGAGCCGCTTCGCATTGGAAGGCGTTCACATCCTCGATTTCGCGTGGGTCGGCGTTGGCCCGATCACCACCAAATATTTTGCCGACAATGGCGCCGAGGTGATTCGCGTCGAATCGGCCGCGCGTCCCGACGTGCTCCGAATCGGCCCGCCATGGAAGGACGCGCAGCCCGGCCTCAATCGCAGCCAGTTCTTCGCCAGCTACAACACCTCGAAAAAAGGAATCACGCTCGATTTGAGCAAGCCGAAAGCGCGCGAACTCGCAAAACGGATGGTGCCGTGGGCCGACATCATCGTCGAAAGTTTCACGCCCAAAGCGATGCGCAACTGGGGCCTCGACTATGAAAGCCTGCGCGAACTCCGCCCCGACCTGATCATGCTCTCGACCTGCATGCAGGGTCAGACCGGCCCCAACGCGCTCTACCCCGGTTTCGGACAACTGATGGCGGCGCTGTCGGGCTTTTATTACATCTCGGGCTACGAGCACGGCTCATGCGCGCCGCCCTACGGCGCCTACACCGATTTCATCGCACCGCGAATTTCCGCATGCACCCTATTGGCCGCGCTCGATTATCGGCGTCGCACCGGCGTCGGCCAGTATATCGACATGGCGCAGTATGAAGCCGCGATGCAAAATCTCGCGCCCGCGCTGATTGATTACTTCGCGACCGGCCGGATCCTCGGCCCGCGCGCCAACGCGTCGGATCGCTACGCTCCGCACGGCGCTTATCGATGCGCCGACGAAGATGGGCACGAGCGATGGATCGCGATCGCCGTCGCCAATGACGAGCAGTGGGCCGCGATGCTCGATGCCGTCGATGCAACCTGCTCCGACGCGCGTTTCGCGACCGCCATCTCGCGCCTCGAACACGCGGCGCCACTTGACGAATTCGTCGGTACTCTAACGCGCGATCACACGGCCTCTGCACTCATGTCGAAGTTGCAGGCAGCGGGCGTCGCCGCGTATCCGGTCCAGAATTGCGTCGATATTCATCAGGACGAAAATCTCGAGTCGTTCGGTTTCTGGCATTGGCTCGATCACAAGGAGATGGGTCCGTCGCCGTACGAAGGATTGTCTCATCGAATGAGCCGCACGCCCGGCGATCTGCGCGCGCCCGCGCCGATCCTCGGCCAGCACAACGACGAAGTCTTCCGCGAGATGCTGCATCTGAGCGCAGACGAAATCGAGCAGTTGCGCAGCGAGAACGTGATATTCTGA
- a CDS encoding HU family DNA-binding protein, which produces MTQSQVASYLADKIEITKKQAKATLEELNALVVRELKKEGSLRLAGLGIFRKRKTKARMGRNPATGQEIKIPARTRLRFTAAKALKDSVLGTK; this is translated from the coding sequence ATGACGCAGTCGCAAGTAGCATCGTATCTCGCGGACAAAATCGAGATCACGAAGAAGCAGGCCAAGGCCACCCTCGAAGAACTCAACGCGCTGGTCGTGCGCGAACTCAAAAAGGAAGGTTCCCTGCGCCTCGCCGGCCTCGGAATTTTCCGCAAGCGCAAAACCAAGGCGCGGATGGGCCGCAATCCCGCGACCGGCCAGGAGATCAAGATTCCGGCCCGCACGCGGCTCCGCTTCACCGCTGCCAAGGCGCTGAAGGACAGCGTGCTCGGCACCAAGTAA
- a CDS encoding SCP2 sterol-binding domain-containing protein: MADQPSAPKEIFAAMPSRFNKDAAKGLNAVYQFDLSGDNGGKWHVIINNETCEVKEGPAANPSITISMSAQDYVDMTTGKLNGQVAFMSGKLRIAGDMGLALRMQSLFA, from the coding sequence ATGGCTGATCAACCGAGCGCACCAAAAGAAATCTTCGCAGCGATGCCGAGTCGCTTCAACAAAGATGCGGCGAAGGGCCTCAACGCGGTTTACCAGTTCGACCTTTCGGGCGACAACGGCGGCAAGTGGCACGTGATCATCAACAACGAGACGTGCGAAGTGAAAGAAGGTCCGGCCGCCAATCCGAGCATCACGATCTCGATGTCGGCGCAGGACTACGTGGACATGACGACGGGCAAGCTCAATGGGCAGGTGGCCTTTATGAGCGGCAAGCTTCGAATCGCAGGCGACATGGGTCTGGCACTAAGGATGCAAAGTCTGTTTGCGTAG
- a CDS encoding CaiB/BaiF CoA-transferase family protein has product MPAELLKGFRLLDLTDEKGALCGKLLADLGVEVIKVEPPEGCATRRIPPFLEDVPHPDRSLYSIAYHAGKKSVTANLASADGRAIVADLAARSDFLVESHPLGHLDAIGLGYDALATRNPRLIYTSITPFGDTGPGKDYQWADIVTWAAGGMMYLMGDEGRPPIQMSLPQAGLHAGGEAAVASMLAHYPRQIDGLGQRIVVNMQACIVWTLMNEQAMPILHGNYLSRTGRHVGSADARRKMVYDCKDGHISILVAGGVMFGASTKTLIAWMGEHGFASDWMRTKDWVSWVPGMFMKMTEQDYREIDDLETKIQQFFSTMTKREIYAVGLKRRIFLAPVASVADVADDEQLKARDFWVSVPHDTIGKALTFPGPFVKMSKTPIGTPTRAPRIGEHNDEIYSGLLGLTPAHLTKLRASGAI; this is encoded by the coding sequence ATGCCCGCAGAATTGCTCAAAGGTTTCCGGCTACTCGATCTGACCGACGAGAAAGGCGCGCTGTGCGGTAAACTTCTTGCCGATCTCGGCGTCGAAGTGATTAAAGTCGAGCCGCCCGAAGGATGCGCGACGCGCCGTATTCCGCCATTCCTCGAAGATGTTCCGCATCCCGATCGATCGCTCTATTCGATCGCGTATCACGCCGGCAAAAAATCCGTCACCGCGAATCTCGCGAGCGCCGACGGCCGCGCGATTGTCGCTGACCTCGCCGCGCGCTCCGATTTCCTGGTCGAGTCGCATCCGCTGGGACATCTCGACGCGATCGGGCTTGGCTACGACGCCCTCGCCACGCGCAATCCGCGGCTCATCTACACGTCGATTACTCCCTTCGGCGACACCGGCCCCGGCAAGGATTATCAGTGGGCCGACATCGTCACGTGGGCGGCCGGCGGCATGATGTACCTGATGGGCGATGAGGGCAGGCCGCCAATCCAGATGAGCCTGCCGCAAGCCGGTCTGCACGCGGGCGGCGAAGCGGCGGTGGCGTCGATGCTCGCGCACTATCCGCGCCAGATCGACGGCCTCGGCCAGCGGATCGTCGTGAACATGCAGGCCTGCATCGTGTGGACGCTTATGAACGAACAGGCGATGCCGATTCTGCACGGCAACTATCTCTCGCGCACCGGACGCCACGTTGGCTCCGCCGACGCACGCCGCAAGATGGTTTACGATTGCAAGGACGGGCACATCTCGATTCTCGTGGCAGGCGGCGTCATGTTTGGCGCTTCCACCAAGACCCTCATCGCCTGGATGGGCGAGCACGGCTTCGCGTCCGACTGGATGCGCACCAAAGATTGGGTTTCCTGGGTGCCCGGCATGTTCATGAAGATGACCGAGCAGGATTATCGCGAGATCGACGATCTCGAGACCAAAATTCAGCAGTTCTTCAGCACGATGACCAAGCGCGAAATTTACGCCGTCGGCCTGAAGCGCAGAATTTTTCTCGCGCCCGTCGCGAGCGTTGCCGATGTCGCCGATGACGAGCAACTCAAGGCCCGCGATTTCTGGGTGAGCGTGCCGCACGACACGATCGGCAAGGCGCTTACCTTTCCCGGACCGTTCGTGAAGATGAGCAAAACGCCGATCGGCACTCCGACGCGCGCGCCGCGTATCGGCGAGCACAACGACGAAATTTATTCCGGCTTGCTCGGCCTCACGCCCGCGCATCTGACTAAACTCCGCGCCTCCGGTGCGATCTGA
- a CDS encoding BON domain-containing protein — protein MKRCPRCDKIYPDSETFCEIDGTALVGSGPAFAPGTGRPTIAMPSEDAGEAPIECPVCGGKAQPGELICNFCGARLSTEPASPPFIEQPPPPSARRVAPAPAQPTPSGRFTGRMPPDEVEGEEGRSALTLAAYALAAIVALGGGAWLALHLSSKKAEQPVAEASPASAVSPGAAATAGAPVSLASAIGVQVTGESAYAPERNQEAVHKFFEEHKDTLNDSYARALSADNSFKDAMILRVKVLPSGAVDGAAVRTSTSPNPSFDADVVKVVLAWTFPRFSGSAVEIDYPVIFNKDPASKDAIESALSTKLASLSPTEAPEYGSSPAVSPPAAPPVAGGGTPRAEETPPVASYEPPPAPTEPRPARRPPRPEVAAKPPPLTLQQRVKQVLASNPKLRRVDCYTSGGTVTIFGKVFNANDKLLAERTVRQVSGVTNVIDSLSTDEGDWARRQDQIAQQLANAGLDKVTIKIIGHDAFIAGSVKTEADKQRAVLITESAAPVQVRTNLITVEPGRVFGF, from the coding sequence ATGAAGAGATGCCCGCGCTGCGATAAAATCTACCCCGATTCAGAGACATTTTGCGAAATCGACGGAACCGCGCTGGTCGGAAGCGGGCCGGCGTTTGCGCCGGGTACGGGACGCCCGACAATCGCGATGCCGAGCGAGGATGCGGGCGAAGCGCCGATCGAATGTCCGGTTTGCGGCGGCAAGGCGCAGCCCGGCGAATTGATTTGCAATTTTTGCGGAGCGCGGCTCAGCACTGAGCCGGCCTCGCCGCCATTCATCGAGCAACCGCCGCCACCTTCGGCGCGCCGAGTCGCGCCCGCGCCGGCGCAGCCGACTCCGTCGGGACGATTCACCGGCAGGATGCCGCCGGATGAAGTCGAGGGCGAAGAGGGCCGCAGCGCGCTGACGCTGGCGGCGTACGCGCTGGCGGCGATCGTCGCGCTGGGCGGCGGCGCGTGGCTCGCGTTGCATCTGAGCAGCAAGAAGGCTGAGCAGCCAGTGGCTGAGGCTTCGCCGGCATCAGCAGTATCGCCAGGTGCGGCGGCTACGGCCGGCGCGCCGGTCAGCCTCGCGTCGGCGATCGGCGTGCAGGTGACGGGCGAGTCGGCGTACGCGCCGGAGCGCAATCAGGAAGCAGTGCACAAATTTTTCGAGGAGCACAAAGACACCCTGAACGACAGTTATGCGCGGGCGCTAAGCGCGGACAATTCGTTCAAGGATGCGATGATCCTGCGAGTTAAGGTGCTGCCGAGCGGCGCGGTCGATGGCGCGGCGGTGCGCACGTCCACCAGTCCCAATCCGAGTTTCGACGCGGACGTGGTGAAAGTAGTTTTGGCATGGACGTTTCCGCGCTTCAGCGGGAGCGCGGTCGAGATCGATTACCCGGTCATCTTCAACAAGGACCCGGCCTCGAAAGACGCGATCGAGTCGGCGCTCAGCACCAAACTCGCGAGCTTGAGCCCGACCGAAGCGCCCGAGTATGGAAGTTCGCCGGCGGTATCGCCGCCAGCGGCGCCGCCGGTCGCAGGCGGTGGTACTCCGCGCGCGGAAGAAACTCCGCCCGTCGCGTCTTACGAGCCGCCGCCCGCGCCGACTGAGCCGCGCCCGGCGCGGCGTCCCCCTCGTCCAGAAGTGGCCGCCAAGCCTCCGCCCCTCACGCTACAACAGCGAGTCAAGCAGGTGTTGGCCTCGAATCCGAAGCTGCGCCGCGTTGACTGCTACACTAGCGGCGGCACCGTGACGATCTTCGGCAAGGTGTTCAACGCGAACGACAAACTGCTAGCTGAACGTACGGTGCGCCAGGTGTCAGGGGTGACCAACGTGATCGATTCGCTATCGACTGATGAGGGCGATTGGGCGCGCAGGCAGGATCAGATAGCCCAGCAGCTCGCGAATGCAGGACTGGACAAAGTCACAATCAAGATCATCGGGCACGACGCGTTTATCGCGGGCAGCGTGAAGACCGAAGCGGACAAGCAGCGCGCTGTGCTGATCACGGAAAGCGCGGCGCCGGTGCAGGTGCGAACCAATCTGATCACGGTCGAGCCCGGCCGGGTGTTCGGATTTTGA
- a CDS encoding replication-associated recombination protein A: protein MPRRKADQSPSLFPPRTPLSQPLADRMRPRTLDEVVGQEHLLGAGKILRQMVSARVLHSMILWGPPGTGKTTLAILLAAQSGAVFRSLPAVTSGIADLREAVEAARHDLEAGKRTVIFIDEIHRWNRAQQDAFLPHVESGLITLIGATTENPSFEVISALLSRMRLLVLQPLTEENIGAVVERALADTERGLGQSGLNLGMGALDEIVRNAGGDARRALGTLEIAAEIALNAGAKSITPEHVLESSQQKALLYDRAGEEHYNVISAFIKSMRGTDPDAAVYWMMRMIEAGEEPLFIARRMVIFASEDVGNADPRALQIALAVKDAVDFVGLPEGVIPLAQGVTYLASAPKSNASYMAMKQAGEDARTLGALPVPLHLRNAPTPMMKGLGYGKGYKYPHDFEGALASQSYLPDKLSGRVYYDPSERGYEIRIREYLARAREKRANARRGGGGNRGETE, encoded by the coding sequence ATGCCACGGCGCAAAGCCGATCAATCACCGAGCCTGTTCCCGCCGCGCACGCCGCTCAGCCAGCCGCTGGCGGATCGGATGCGTCCGCGCACGCTCGACGAAGTCGTTGGGCAGGAGCATCTGCTGGGTGCGGGCAAGATTCTCCGGCAGATGGTCTCGGCGCGAGTGCTGCACTCGATGATTCTGTGGGGGCCGCCAGGTACCGGCAAGACGACGCTCGCGATATTGCTGGCGGCGCAATCGGGCGCGGTATTTCGCTCCCTGCCGGCGGTGACGTCGGGAATTGCCGACTTGCGCGAGGCGGTCGAGGCGGCGCGCCACGATCTCGAGGCCGGCAAGCGCACGGTTATTTTTATCGACGAGATTCATCGCTGGAATCGCGCGCAGCAGGACGCGTTTCTGCCGCATGTCGAGAGCGGTTTGATCACGTTGATCGGTGCGACGACCGAGAATCCATCGTTCGAGGTGATCTCGGCGCTGCTCTCGCGGATGCGGCTCCTGGTGCTGCAACCGCTGACGGAAGAGAACATCGGCGCCGTCGTCGAACGTGCTTTGGCCGATACGGAGCGCGGACTCGGGCAGAGCGGGCTCAATCTTGGAATGGGCGCGCTCGATGAAATCGTGCGCAATGCGGGCGGCGATGCGCGGCGCGCGCTCGGCACGCTCGAGATAGCGGCGGAAATAGCTCTGAACGCCGGCGCGAAATCGATCACGCCGGAGCACGTGCTCGAATCGTCGCAGCAGAAAGCGCTGCTCTACGATCGCGCGGGCGAAGAGCATTACAACGTCATCTCGGCGTTCATCAAGAGCATGCGCGGCACTGATCCGGACGCGGCGGTGTATTGGATGATGCGCATGATCGAGGCGGGCGAGGAGCCGCTGTTCATCGCGCGGCGGATGGTGATCTTCGCGTCGGAAGACGTCGGCAACGCGGATCCGCGCGCGCTGCAAATCGCGCTGGCGGTGAAGGACGCGGTGGATTTCGTCGGATTGCCTGAGGGAGTGATCCCGCTCGCGCAGGGAGTCACGTATCTCGCGAGCGCGCCGAAATCGAATGCGTCGTATATGGCGATGAAGCAGGCGGGCGAGGATGCGAGGACGCTGGGCGCGCTGCCCGTGCCGCTGCATCTGCGCAACGCGCCGACGCCGATGATGAAAGGCCTCGGTTACGGCAAGGGCTACAAGTATCCGCACGATTTCGAGGGCGCGCTGGCGTCGCAGAGTTATCTGCCCGACAAATTGAGCGGCCGAGTGTATTACGATCCGTCGGAGCGCGGTTACGAAATCAGGATTCGCGAATATCTGGCGCGGGCGCGAGAGAAGCGTGCGAATGCGCGGCGCGGCGGCGGCGGGAATCGCGGCGAAACCGAATAG
- a CDS encoding ABC transporter permease gives MRYELKIALRYLRARRKDAFISITTIFTGVGVMIGVAALTVTLSVMGGFEASMKERVLSLSPQVQIINSQGSIFNAPFIQTTANKVRGVSGSDAYMTGQAMLSSGRGIGGVLIRGVEPKNPIVQGEWARYMIDGGLDNLARDYHATPTSGGPPIATSGIAIGVGLAHKLKAKPGDPVRVVAPIISPDGSLSTKAAEFVIGAIFDSGISFLDNSMAFMDLKHAQDFFGRPGQVDGIDIHLANLDQTDAVTDAIRKQFGSPYRVHNWIEFNESAAAGFELLKRVYALVLILLIGVAAFNLVATLIMVVMEKRKDIAVLISMGATRRDVRLIFVLKGLIVGAAGTAMGLLLGAIACFALAHYHFIRIPREIYGMSTLPIAVEPLNFVLVALASLLLCLLATVYPARQASREMPVEVFRS, from the coding sequence GTGCGATACGAACTGAAAATTGCGCTCCGCTACCTGCGCGCCCGCCGCAAGGACGCGTTCATCTCGATCACCACGATCTTCACCGGCGTCGGCGTGATGATCGGCGTCGCCGCGTTGACGGTCACGCTGTCCGTGATGGGCGGCTTCGAAGCGAGCATGAAGGAGCGCGTGCTCAGCCTGAGCCCGCAAGTTCAGATCATCAACAGCCAGGGCTCGATCTTCAACGCTCCCTTTATTCAGACCACCGCGAACAAGGTGCGTGGCGTGAGCGGCTCCGACGCGTACATGACGGGCCAGGCGATGCTCAGTTCGGGACGCGGAATCGGCGGCGTGCTGATTCGCGGCGTCGAGCCGAAAAATCCGATCGTGCAGGGCGAATGGGCGCGCTACATGATCGATGGCGGCCTCGACAACCTCGCGCGCGACTACCATGCGACACCCACCAGCGGCGGTCCTCCGATCGCCACGTCAGGTATCGCGATTGGCGTCGGCCTCGCGCACAAGCTCAAAGCAAAACCCGGCGACCCCGTTCGAGTGGTGGCGCCGATCATTTCGCCGGACGGCTCGCTATCGACCAAAGCCGCCGAATTCGTGATCGGCGCGATCTTCGATTCCGGGATCAGCTTCCTCGACAACAGCATGGCCTTCATGGATCTCAAGCATGCGCAGGATTTCTTCGGCCGCCCCGGACAAGTCGACGGCATCGACATCCATCTGGCCAACCTCGATCAAACCGACGCCGTGACCGACGCGATTCGCAAACAGTTCGGCAGTCCTTACCGCGTTCACAACTGGATCGAATTCAACGAGTCCGCCGCCGCCGGCTTCGAACTGCTGAAACGCGTCTACGCGCTCGTGCTGATACTGCTGATCGGAGTCGCCGCGTTTAACCTGGTCGCGACCTTGATCATGGTCGTGATGGAGAAGCGCAAGGATATCGCCGTGCTGATTTCGATGGGCGCGACGCGCCGCGACGTCCGCCTGATCTTCGTGCTGAAAGGATTGATCGTCGGCGCCGCCGGCACCGCGATGGGCCTCCTCCTCGGCGCGATCGCCTGCTTCGCGCTCGCGCACTACCACTTCATCCGCATCCCGCGCGAAATCTACGGCATGTCCACCCTGCCAATCGCAGTCGAACCGCTCAACTTCGTGCTGGTGGCGCTCGCGTCTCTGCTGCTATGCCTGCTGGCGACGGTCTATCCGGCGCGCCAGGCATCCAGAGAAATGCCCGTCGAAGTCTTCCGCTCCTAA
- a CDS encoding BadF/BadG/BcrA/BcrD ATPase family protein — protein sequence MIVGIDIGGSTTDAVILENGGLHVVTIEANDPVAAAAGALGKLVSDFGIKLEDIERVAATGAGSRVLPKTLLGRPVLVVNEFTAIGIGGTSLAGKQNALVVSLGTGTAIVSVTGDKIEHFGGTGIGGGTLLGLAKHMLGVSTIERLENLARKGDLRRIDLSVRDIAGGAIGDLPPSTTASNFGKVSADATPEDKALAIMNMIVESIGVLALASARGCGQENIVLTGKLSRLFRFMQEIKRLDFPFGRRFAIPAHADFATAIGAARHASRT from the coding sequence ATGATCGTTGGCATCGATATCGGTGGATCGACCACCGACGCCGTGATCCTCGAAAATGGTGGCCTGCACGTCGTCACGATCGAGGCCAATGACCCGGTCGCCGCGGCTGCCGGCGCACTCGGCAAACTCGTCTCCGATTTCGGAATCAAGCTCGAGGATATCGAGCGCGTCGCAGCTACCGGCGCGGGCTCGCGCGTGCTTCCGAAAACATTGCTCGGGCGCCCGGTGCTCGTGGTCAATGAATTCACCGCGATCGGAATCGGCGGCACCTCGCTCGCCGGCAAGCAGAATGCGCTGGTCGTTTCGCTCGGCACCGGCACCGCGATCGTGTCGGTGACCGGCGACAAGATCGAGCACTTCGGCGGCACCGGCATCGGCGGCGGCACGCTGCTCGGCCTCGCGAAACACATGCTCGGCGTCTCGACCATCGAGCGGCTCGAGAACCTTGCGCGCAAGGGCGACTTGCGGCGAATCGATCTGTCGGTGCGCGATATCGCGGGCGGCGCGATCGGCGATTTGCCACCATCGACCACCGCCTCGAATTTCGGCAAGGTCAGCGCCGACGCCACGCCCGAGGACAAGGCGCTCGCGATCATGAACATGATTGTCGAGTCGATCGGCGTGCTTGCGCTCGCGAGTGCGCGCGGATGCGGCCAGGAAAATATCGTGCTGACCGGCAAGCTCTCGCGGCTTTTCCGCTTCATGCAGGAAATCAAGCGCCTCGATTTTCCGTTCGGCCGCCGCTTCGCGATTCCCGCTCACGCCGATTTCGCGACCGCGATCGGCGCCGCCCGCCACGCCAGCCGCACGTAG